Proteins encoded in a region of the Mycolicibacterium chitae genome:
- the urtD gene encoding urea ABC transporter ATP-binding protein UrtD produces MGTEYLEVRGLTVEFDGFKAVDGVDLTLFQGDLRFLIGPNGAGKTTVIDAITGLVPGTGSVSKSGVELLGKKVHRIARLGVGRTFQTASVFEKLTVLQNLDIAAGADRSWRTLLRRRAGVLPAIDEALTTIGLTALADRPAGVLAHGQKQWLEIGMLLVQNADVLLLDEPVAGMSAEEREETGNLLRRIGAERTVVVVEHDMDFMRAFATSVTVLARGQVIAEGTVAEVQANPKVQEVYLGTAAANGIEDTP; encoded by the coding sequence ATGGGCACCGAGTACCTCGAAGTACGGGGCCTGACCGTCGAATTCGACGGCTTCAAGGCCGTCGACGGCGTCGACCTGACGCTGTTCCAGGGCGATCTTCGATTCCTCATCGGTCCCAACGGCGCCGGCAAGACCACCGTGATCGATGCGATCACCGGCCTGGTGCCCGGCACCGGCTCGGTCAGCAAGTCCGGCGTCGAGTTGCTCGGCAAGAAGGTGCACCGCATCGCCCGACTGGGTGTGGGACGGACGTTCCAGACCGCGTCGGTGTTCGAAAAGCTCACCGTGCTGCAGAATCTCGACATCGCCGCCGGCGCGGACCGGTCGTGGCGGACGCTGCTGCGCCGACGCGCCGGGGTGCTCCCGGCCATCGACGAGGCCCTGACCACCATCGGGTTGACCGCGCTGGCCGACCGCCCCGCCGGCGTGTTGGCCCACGGTCAGAAGCAGTGGCTGGAGATCGGCATGCTGCTGGTGCAGAACGCCGACGTGCTGCTGCTCGACGAGCCGGTGGCCGGGATGAGCGCCGAGGAACGTGAGGAGACCGGCAATCTGTTGCGCCGCATCGGCGCCGAACGCACCGTCGTCGTCGTCGAGCACGACATGGACTTCATGCGCGCGTTCGCGACGTCGGTGACGGTGCTGGCCCGCGGGCAGGTCATCGCCGAGGGGACCGTCGCCGAGGTGCAGGCCAACCCGAAGGTCCAGGAGGTCTACCTGGGCACCGCGGCCGCGAATGGAATCGAGGACACCCCATGA